The genome window CAACCCAAGATCCGCAAACTCTGCCGGGATATGGGACGAGGCATGCTCGCACACCAGAACGACAGGCCCGGCGGCACCGGGATTGATCACCTCAACCACCTGTTCGCGATCTGCCGCATTGGCCATCCGGCCCGACTCCCCCCAGACATTCTGACAATATCCTTTCTTGGGATCACTAGACTGTCAATATACTTTCAACGGCTGGTCAGGGCACGACGTTTGTGCCTAAGCTGGCAAACCATTTGCAAGAGTTCCGCCCTTGACCGACGCCTTCCGCACCGTACGCGACATGATCCACGAGGCTTTTGACGGCCTTACCGTGTCCGAGCGCAAACTGGCAGCGTCGCTGCTGGAAAACTATCCCGTGGCGGGGCTTGCCTCGATCACCATCGTGGCGGAAAACGCCGGCGTTTCAACGCCGACGGTCGCACGGATGGTGCAAAAGCTGGGCTTCAAAGGCTATCCGCAATTCCACAAAGCCCTGCGGGACGAGTTGGAGGCGACCCTGTCCGGCCCGGTCAAAAAGCGCGAGGTCTGGGCCGCCGCCGCGCCGGAATCGCACATGCTGAACCGGTTTTCCGAAGCGGTGATGGTCAACCTCGGGCAAACGTTTTCCAACCTCAACACCGATGCCTTTGACGCCGCCGTTGCCGAGATGGCCAACGCCGAAGGCCATCTATACGTGGTCGGCGGCCGGGTGACGCGCGCCCTGGCCGAATACGCTTTCACCCATTTTCAGGCGATCCGCGAGAACGTGACCCACATGACAAGCTCGGCGGCGACATGGCCGCATTACGTGCTGGATATGGGACCGGGCGACGTGATCCTGATGTTCGACATCCGCCGGTACGAAACCAATCTGATGCGCCTTGCCGAACTGGCGACGGAACGCGGCGTGAAAGTTGTTCTGATCACCGATCAATGGGCCTCGCCCGTCTCCAAGGTCGCACCCTTCGTGTTTCCCTGCTGGGTTCAGGTCCCCTCGGCATGGGACAGCAACATCGCGACGATGCTGCTGCTTGAAGCGATGATCGCGGCGGTGCAGGAAGAGGATTGGCCCCGGGCCAGCAAGCGCTATGACGCGTTGGAAGAACTGCACAAACTGACCCGGATTTTCCGCAAACCCAGCTGACTGCGAACCCCCATGACACAGATCCCCCCCCGCAATGTGATGTTCATCATCATCGACCAGATGCGCGCCGACTTGTTGCACGGCGCGCTGGCCGATCACGTGCCGCTGCCGAACCTGCGCGCCCTGATGGGTGCGGCCGTCAGCTTTACCAATCATCATTCTGTTGCAAACCCTTGCGGGCCGTCGCGTGCCTCGCTCCTGACCGGGCAATACGCGATGAACCACCGCTCGGTCCGAAATGGCGCGCCGCTGCGCCATGACACGTCGAACCTGGCAACCGAAGTGCGCAAGGGTGGGCACCTGCCGCTGCTGTTTGGCTATACCGACACCACGCTCGACCCAAGGTTGCACCAGCTGGTTGACCCGGATTTGCGAACCTACGAGCGGGTCAT of Paracoccaceae bacterium contains these proteins:
- a CDS encoding SIS domain-containing protein yields the protein MIHEAFDGLTVSERKLAASLLENYPVAGLASITIVAENAGVSTPTVARMVQKLGFKGYPQFHKALRDELEATLSGPVKKREVWAAAAPESHMLNRFSEAVMVNLGQTFSNLNTDAFDAAVAEMANAEGHLYVVGGRVTRALAEYAFTHFQAIRENVTHMTSSAATWPHYVLDMGPGDVILMFDIRRYETNLMRLAELATERGVKVVLITDQWASPVSKVAPFVFPCWVQVPSAWDSNIATMLLLEAMIAAVQEEDWPRASKRYDALEELHKLTRIFRKPS